One window of Chitinivorax sp. B genomic DNA carries:
- the cas2e gene encoding type I-E CRISPR-associated endoribonuclease Cas2e yields MKLWFVEPRANVFVSGIKDAVAQTVVDYLLKHCPLESGVMIFMSLPKAPGYQIFTIGTPRKPQINISGLQLIVETLISS; encoded by the coding sequence ATGAAGCTGTGGTTCGTCGAGCCACGCGCCAATGTCTTTGTTTCTGGTATTAAAGACGCCGTAGCGCAGACTGTGGTCGATTACTTGCTGAAGCACTGCCCGTTAGAATCCGGGGTAATGATCTTCATGTCACTACCGAAGGCCCCAGGCTATCAAATTTTTACCATTGGTACCCCCCGAAAACCCCAAATCAACATCAGTGGCCTACAGTTAATTGTGGAAACCCTGATTTCATCATAA
- the cas1e gene encoding type I-E CRISPR-associated endonuclease Cas1e: MAESSRLLIKVTRESLPQIRDKYPFLYLERGRLEVDDSSVKWLDADGQVIPLPIATINTLLLGPGTSITHEAVKTLVAANCSVSWVGEDSLLFYAAGFLPTADTRNLKRQIELATDEQQALAVARQMFTRRFPDADLVDKTLAEMMGMEGQRVRALYQQKAEHYQVGWQGRQYVPGKMALSDITNQVLTACNAALYGILCSVVHSLGYSPHIGFVHSGSPLPFVYDLADLYKEHLCIDLAFALTYELAGRYNKQLVSARFRERALAMDLLACAVDDVQNLMGGKRGRRAR; the protein is encoded by the coding sequence ATGGCTGAATCATCCCGCCTCCTGATCAAGGTAACAAGAGAGTCGCTGCCCCAGATACGGGATAAATACCCGTTCCTGTATCTGGAGCGTGGCCGGCTGGAAGTGGACGACAGTAGCGTCAAATGGCTGGATGCCGATGGCCAAGTCATTCCACTGCCTATCGCGACCATCAATACATTGCTGTTGGGGCCAGGTACCAGCATTACGCATGAGGCTGTCAAAACCTTAGTGGCAGCCAATTGTTCGGTCAGCTGGGTGGGTGAAGATAGCTTGTTGTTTTACGCTGCTGGTTTTCTACCCACGGCTGATACTCGCAATCTCAAACGCCAAATTGAACTGGCAACAGATGAGCAGCAAGCACTGGCTGTGGCTCGGCAAATGTTTACCCGCCGCTTTCCAGATGCGGATCTAGTGGATAAGACCCTAGCCGAGATGATGGGTATGGAGGGGCAACGTGTTCGCGCCCTGTATCAGCAAAAGGCAGAACACTATCAAGTAGGTTGGCAGGGGCGGCAGTATGTACCAGGTAAAATGGCGCTGAGCGACATTACGAATCAGGTTCTGACTGCTTGCAATGCGGCACTTTACGGAATTCTGTGTTCTGTCGTGCACAGTCTTGGCTACTCACCCCATATTGGTTTTGTACACTCCGGTAGCCCGCTGCCCTTTGTCTATGACTTGGCGGATTTGTATAAGGAGCACCTGTGCATCGACTTGGCATTTGCGCTGACTTACGAACTAGCCGGGCGTTACAATAAACAGCTCGTTTCGGCTCGTTTTCGTGAACGGGCGCTGGCTATGGATCTGCTGGCCTGTGCAGTGGACGATGTCCAGAACTTGATGGGAGGCAAACGTGGTCGTCGTGCTCGCTAA
- the cas5e gene encoding type I-E CRISPR-associated protein Cas5/CasD: protein MNNPYLLLWLEGPLQAWGHDSRFGRRDTLAFPTKSGVLGLVCCALGAGGEQHELLSRLADLDMQLVAYAPQDADGHTSTRQPLLRDFHMVGSGYDDSDPWQTLLIPKTNDGKKAVGGGTKMTYRYYLQDVAFAVALQVPAVDADAITRALQQPVWDLYLGRKSCVPTELVFQGQYPDADTALGIAADLATNKGRVASFMVRQGEHEGEVLTVNDVPLQFGPQKRYRDRRVTIVPVSAHG, encoded by the coding sequence ATGAATAATCCGTATCTGTTGTTGTGGCTGGAAGGCCCACTACAGGCTTGGGGACACGATTCACGTTTTGGTCGACGCGACACACTGGCATTTCCCACCAAGTCGGGTGTATTGGGGTTAGTGTGTTGTGCACTCGGCGCGGGGGGGGAACAGCACGAACTGCTCTCGCGTTTGGCGGACCTGGATATGCAGCTTGTCGCCTATGCACCGCAAGATGCCGACGGCCATACCAGCACCCGTCAGCCCCTATTGCGGGACTTTCATATGGTGGGTAGTGGTTATGACGACAGCGATCCGTGGCAAACGTTGCTCATCCCCAAAACCAATGATGGCAAAAAGGCTGTGGGTGGCGGTACCAAAATGACCTATCGCTACTATCTGCAAGATGTTGCCTTTGCCGTTGCACTGCAAGTGCCAGCCGTGGATGCAGACGCCATCACCCGTGCTTTGCAGCAACCGGTGTGGGATCTCTATTTGGGTCGAAAGTCCTGCGTACCGACCGAACTGGTTTTTCAAGGGCAATACCCGGATGCAGATACCGCCCTGGGCATTGCTGCTGACCTTGCCACCAACAAAGGTAGGGTAGCCAGCTTTATGGTGCGCCAAGGTGAGCACGAAGGTGAAGTGCTCACGGTCAACGATGTGCCGTTGCAATTTGGCCCGCAAAAGCGCTATCGGGATCGTCGCGTCACTATCGTGCCCGTCTCTGCTCATGGCTGA
- the cas7e gene encoding type I-E CRISPR-associated protein Cas7/Cse4/CasC, producing MIQAPIRIEYHILQSFPVTCLNRDDVGAPKTAVVGGTVRARVSSQCWKRQVRLALQDFGIKLGVRTKKVSELLHSALLRAGANESAAQACAEKIASVLSDDTLLFISDSESDVLATYAREQGFDVAAIKEKELGKVAKKAVNPGLDALDIALFGRMVAKASDMNVEAAASFAHAVSTHKVSNEVEFFTALDDLQDEPGSTHMGSLEFNSATYYRYISLDLGQLAQVLGTDDLKAAVAAFTQALFVAVPSARQTTQSGASPWEFAKVLVRRGQRLQVPFETAVRAEGGGYLQPSINELKTYLGKKEKLVGSLFGKQGDYEWGENADFSIDDLITRLQSHIE from the coding sequence ATGATCCAAGCCCCAATTCGTATTGAATACCACATCCTGCAATCATTCCCCGTTACCTGCCTCAACCGCGATGATGTTGGTGCGCCCAAAACTGCAGTCGTTGGCGGAACTGTTCGCGCACGGGTCAGTTCGCAGTGCTGGAAGCGGCAAGTGCGCTTGGCACTGCAGGATTTTGGAATCAAGCTGGGGGTACGTACCAAGAAGGTCTCCGAGCTGCTGCATAGCGCGCTTTTACGTGCCGGCGCAAACGAGAGCGCTGCCCAGGCCTGCGCTGAGAAAATCGCCTCGGTACTCAGTGATGACACCCTGTTGTTCATCAGTGACAGTGAATCGGATGTGCTTGCAACCTATGCCCGCGAGCAGGGTTTTGATGTAGCGGCTATTAAAGAGAAAGAACTGGGTAAGGTCGCCAAAAAAGCGGTGAATCCGGGGTTGGATGCACTGGATATCGCCCTGTTCGGCCGCATGGTTGCCAAGGCATCGGACATGAACGTCGAAGCCGCTGCCAGCTTTGCTCATGCAGTTTCCACCCACAAAGTCAGCAATGAGGTCGAATTCTTCACTGCATTGGACGATCTACAGGACGAGCCCGGATCTACCCACATGGGTAGCTTGGAATTCAATTCGGCTACTTATTATCGTTACATCAGTCTGGATTTGGGGCAATTGGCCCAAGTCTTGGGCACAGACGATCTCAAAGCAGCAGTCGCCGCCTTTACCCAAGCCTTGTTCGTTGCTGTTCCATCGGCACGTCAGACGACACAGTCTGGTGCTTCGCCATGGGAGTTTGCCAAAGTGCTGGTGCGCCGTGGCCAACGGTTACAAGTACCGTTTGAAACTGCGGTCAGGGCTGAGGGTGGTGGCTACCTACAGCCCAGTATTAACGAGCTGAAAACCTATCTGGGCAAAAAAGAAAAGCTCGTCGGCAGCTTGTTTGGCAAGCAAGGGGATTATGAGTGGGGCGAGAATGCGGACTTTAGCATTGATGACCTGATTACCCGCCTGCAAAGTCACATAGAGTGA
- the cas6e gene encoding type I-E CRISPR-associated protein Cas6/Cse3/CasE: MNNSLFASVLQLSRRDCQALRLTDPYSVHRVVYSLFPDVRSTEEKQVSEASGIQFADLGGDATGRKVLLLSDRPPAMCVAGQYGQVQTRTIPEGFLDHRLYRFKLIINPTRRDNTSKKLLAVRGRDAIADWFMARAEASWGFSVDPQQLQVEQVNVLRFQDKAQRDITLAQAHLTGVLSVADPVLFRDSFASGIGRGRAFGCGLMQIVPLTQFISSH; this comes from the coding sequence ATGAATAACTCTTTGTTTGCCAGTGTATTGCAGCTTTCCCGGCGAGATTGTCAAGCATTGCGCCTGACAGATCCCTATTCAGTGCACCGTGTCGTGTATAGCTTGTTTCCCGATGTGCGTAGCACAGAGGAAAAACAGGTCAGCGAGGCGAGCGGCATTCAGTTTGCCGACCTAGGGGGTGATGCAACCGGGCGTAAGGTATTGCTGTTATCAGACCGCCCCCCCGCCATGTGCGTAGCTGGGCAGTACGGTCAGGTGCAAACCCGAACCATTCCTGAAGGGTTTCTGGATCACCGACTTTACCGCTTCAAACTCATCATCAATCCCACCCGACGAGACAACACGAGCAAGAAATTGTTGGCTGTACGCGGTCGCGATGCAATTGCTGATTGGTTTATGGCACGTGCCGAAGCAAGCTGGGGGTTTTCAGTAGATCCACAGCAACTGCAAGTAGAACAGGTGAATGTACTGCGTTTCCAGGATAAGGCACAACGTGACATCACCTTGGCCCAAGCCCACCTTACCGGTGTGCTAAGTGTTGCTGACCCGGTACTTTTTCGCGATAGCTTTGCCAGTGGCATTGGTCGGGGGCGTGCTTTCGGTTGTGGCCTCATGCAGATTGTACCTTTGACCCAATTCATTTCATCTCATTAG
- the casB gene encoding type I-E CRISPR-associated protein Cse2/CasB, protein MSETTGQSDKTSRFIDYVLSRCQIDKGFAARLRRADNPATEYQSWELLASFGIPLEFDHPRQAYQLVAASMARAKIPLNGSLSLGRAIAACYDDGRESDQAKARLRRLLACDDSAELCRILRSQLSLIDSKAGQPLDYVRLLGQLLRFGRDSQRVKAQWAQEFYGQPNEEKV, encoded by the coding sequence ATGAGCGAGACAACTGGCCAGTCTGATAAGACAAGTCGTTTTATTGATTATGTATTGTCACGTTGTCAGATCGACAAGGGTTTTGCAGCCCGTCTGCGCCGTGCCGACAATCCGGCGACTGAGTACCAAAGCTGGGAGTTGTTGGCATCGTTTGGCATCCCGCTGGAATTTGACCACCCACGTCAGGCTTATCAATTGGTAGCTGCCAGCATGGCTCGCGCCAAAATTCCACTCAATGGCAGTTTGTCACTCGGTCGCGCGATTGCGGCTTGCTACGACGATGGACGGGAAAGTGACCAAGCCAAAGCTCGCCTACGTCGCTTACTGGCTTGTGATGACAGCGCAGAGCTTTGCCGTATCTTGCGTAGCCAATTATCGTTGATCGACAGTAAAGCAGGGCAGCCGCTTGATTATGTTCGACTACTGGGGCAATTACTGCGGTTTGGTCGGGATAGTCAGCGCGTCAAGGCGCAATGGGCTCAGGAGTTCTATGGACAACCAAACGAGGAGAAGGTATGA